CAATGACGACTCGAACTTGCTCAATAGCCTAAAAGCCTATCTCATCCTAACCGAACAACGTAGTGATTCTTACGAGGTTATAAAAGATTGGGCAAACAAAGATTGGCAACGAAGATATAGCGGTAAAGGTAGCGAAATTGTCACTCTTGAAGAGCATTTAGCAGCCCTTTTGGCCCTGCCAAACCTAAGCATAAATGCTAATGATAAAGCAGTGCATACTGCCAGGATAAAATTAAGACGAACGCCACCGGCAAACAGGCTTTATGCCAGCCTAAAAAACAACCAACAGCAAGGCAGCCTCAATCTGCATGAAGCACTTAGCAGTGATAACCTATCGCAAGCCTTTTCAATCAGCCAAAACAACCCTCTACTCCACCCCGAATACCTTTACACTAAAGCAGGATATAAGGAGCTAGATTTCAGTCAGGACTCTCCACTATTGACTCAAATGTCGGCTGATCGCTGGATTTATGACGACAACAGTATGGATGATTTTACGGAGAGGGATCGAAAAGAACTCGCTCATGAACTTAAGAATCTCTACCTTAAGGATTACAATGACCAATGGTTAAAGCTTACTAATGGCTTAAAACTTCGTCCTTTTTCAAATTTAAATGATGCTTCAGAACGACTCGCCATTCTTGCTGACCCAGCCTACTCACCTCTCTACAGTATCATTGAGGTAATATCCGATAACACGAAAATCACACCAACAATAAACAAAGAACTAATCCCTAAAAACAAAGCTGCTCAATTAGCAGGTGAGTTTGTAGCCGACAAGCAAGAACCTCCTACGATAGTCGACAAACAGTTTAGTAAACTTCATCAATTAATGAGCAGCCAACGGAATCAACCCGCAAGAATAAACAGTTATATTGAGCTTATAGCAGCTGCACAACAATATATTGACGAAATAAACACCAGCCCCGACAAGCAACTGGCATCCTTCGAAGCTGCTAAATCCCGCTTCTCAGGTAAGGTTGACGCAATTAACAAGTTACGTATTGAAGCCAAAAGAGCTCCCTCTCCTATTGATAAGTGGCTACTTAGCATTGCTGACAACAGCTGGAAGGTTGTACTTGGTAATGCTAAAGCGTATTTAGATACACAGTGGCGACAGCAGGTTTACAGTGACTATTTAAGCTTTATCAGTGGTCGCTACCCTATTGCCGCCAGCAACAATGATATACCTATGATCGACTTTAACAATTTCTTCTCGCCATCCGGCAGCGAAAAGCAGTTTATTGACGATTACCTATCCCCATTTCTCGACACTCATAAGTGGCGCAATAAATCAATCGACGGTTATAACATTGGAATCAGTGCATCATCTCTTCAACAATTCAAGCGTTCTCAGGCAATTCGAACTGCGCTTTACAAACAAGGTGATCAAGTTTCGTTTGATTTTAGGCTTCAACCAACCAAGCTAGATTCTGCCGTAAGAAATTTTGAACTATCTATCGGCTCAGCAACCCTTGATTACTCACATGGTCCACGAATAACGGAAAAGTTCCAGTGGATAGGTGGCATGGACACTATTGCTGAGATTAGCTTTGAAGATTTAAACAGTAGTGGGCACCACATGAAGTATGAAGGCGATTGGGCGCTATTCAGAATGCTAGATGATGCCTCAATAAAGCAGGCTCAATCAAATAGCAGCTATCTTATTCATTTTGCAGAGGATGGTAGAGAGGCGCAGCTAAAACTTACTGCCAACAGCGCCAACAACCCGTTCCGTAAAAACTTATTTAACCACTATCGCTGCCCGAAGGTGCTTTAAATGACGACTGGTATTTATGGAAAATTGCCGGCACACGGGGATTTTATCGATCGGCGGCTTAGTCATGAATTTCGAACATCCTGGGATTGTTGGCTAAGGCGGTGCATTGCTGTTAGCCGGGAGCAGCTTGGTGAGCACTGGCTACCGTCCTATCTTAACAGTCCAGTATGGAGATTTTGTTTATCGAGTGGCGTAATTGACCGTCATGTCTGGGCGGGCATCGTTATTCCCAGCGTAGATAGCATCGGACGTTACTTCCCCTTCTCTATTGTCAAAGAGTTTCCTGAAGCGACAAATTGCTTTGAATTATATTACGACCTACAAGAGTGGTATCAAGCAACAGAGAACATTGCTCTTCAGGCGTTAAGTCAGCAAGCAAGCGCTGATAATTTAATAGATCTAATTGATCAGTTACAAATTGACGAAGCTACACAAACACAGGTTGCTCATTATGGAAACCTAATTGTCACAAAACAAGAGGGACGATCTAATTTAGCCTCAAGTCACTGCTACTTTACCCAGTCACTGCTCAATGATCTTGATGTACATACTGCGCAAAGTCTTTGGTCAACAACAAGTTTCAACAATACTTCTATTATTTGTCAGGGCCTCCCCGCCAGCGAACACTATCACTCAATGTTAAGCGGGCACTGGGAATAACGAAGCTAAAATAACTCATTAATTATATACACCAGAACAAGTAAGCAAGGATGTTAAATATGCAAGAATTAAGCGACGCGCAATCCTATTTGTCACCCATTAGTAGTGATAGCATAAATGGAGCTGATATTCGTGAAGATCGTGACCCTGCATCCTACTACTACACAATTAAAGATGCACGGAACAGTGCCAGGGCTGCAGAGAGAGCATATCTTTTTGATAATGATGACGATGTTAATATTATTGAGTTATGGCAACCCGTAATCGTTAGCGGTCCAGAAATATTAAAGAATGTTAGCAAGGACCTTGAGGTTTGCTGCTGGTATATTGAAGCATTAATTCGCCAAGATGGTTTTCATGGCCTTAGTAAAGGGCTTGAGATATTAAACGGCCTCGTACAGAATTTTTGGGAAGGCATTTACCCTCTCCCTGATGAAGACGGCATAGAAACTACCGTCGCTCCAATTACAGGGCTTAACGGTGATGGGGGGGAAGGAACTCTTCTCACCCCCATTAGAAACTGTCTCATTTTACCTGCTAGCGCTGATGAGCATTACACATTTTGGCAATACCACCAAGCCAAGGAGGCATCACGAATTTCTGACGAGGAAGCACGTGCAAGCCGCTATGATGAATTAGGCTATACACTTGAAGAAATCGACAATAGTATAGCCAATATCCCTGCAGCCTTTTACGCCGAGCTGATTGCAAACCTAGAAAACGCATTAAGTCAATTTAATGAAATGAATCAACAGTTACGACAACACTGTGGAAATGATTCGCCGCCAAGCAGTAATCTTAAGAATTTACTTGAAGAAATCGTAAGAACCTTACGTTTTGCCACAAAAGATAAGTTAGCTGAAATTCAATCTGCATCAAAAGAACCCGAAGAAATTGAGGCCACTGAGGATCAATTAATCACTAGCGAGCAAACACCAAAAACAACGAACGCTTTAAAAAACAGCCATCAAGGTGTAATCAACAATAGAGAACAAGCTTTAGTACAATTGAAAAATGCCGCTGACTTTTTCCGCCTTTACGAACCACACACACCAATTGCATCTACAATAGATCGGGCGATAAAATGGGGTCGGATGCCTGTCTCAGAGCTCATGATGGAACTGATGCCCGATGATCAATCCCGAGCATTATATGCACAGCTAACAGGCGTAAAGCTCGATGGAAGCGCTACAGATAAGTATGTCGCTTACAGTAATTCAGTTGTATCAGCAGAGCCTGAAGAAGAACCAAGCGAAATACCTGAAGAAACTCAGCCCAAGGAAGAAACTTGGGAGCAACCTATAGAAGAAGATGAAGCCTGGTAGTAGGCACTAATTCTGTTAGTAGAACCATCTGCTAACCTAATTCGTTAAAAAACAAACCACAAGGAGAAGACGATGTCAGAAAGCATCCACGACAAACTCAAACGTGTACGTAAGCCACGCGTCCATATTACTTATGACGTAGAAACAAATGGAGCTGAAGTTAAAAAAGAGCTGCCTTTTGTCGTCGGTGTAATGGGCGATTACTCAGGCGATAATACTGCCAACAAAAAATCTCTCAAAGATCGTAAATTTGTTCAAATAGATCGTGATAATTTCAACACCGCACTATCTCAGGTTAACCCAAAGCTTGAGATGAACGTAGAAAACACTTTAACTGACGATGATTCTGAGCTAACAGTCGACTTAGACTTTAAGTCTATGAATGATTTCACCCCTGAAAATGTAGTAGCACAGGTCGAGCCTCTACAACAGCTACTCGAAGCTAGAAATAAACTGAGGGACCTTATGAGTAAAGCCGATCGTTCCGAAGAGCTCGAAGAACTACTTGAAGATATTCTTCAAAACACAGATAAGGTAACAGAAATTTCACAACAACTAGGCAAAGGTGAGGAAGAATAATGAGTACTGAAGAGCTAGAATCTGGTGCCGTTGCAGAGGCCGTTGAAGAATCTGCCAATCTCTTAGAGCAAGCTATAGGTGCAACTCGTCAAACCAAGCGAGAAGAAGCCGAAGACTTGCTTAGCAATTTAACGGAGCAAGTCCTCAAGGGGACTGTAAGTTGGGATCGCAACCTAACAAAGACAATAGGCAGCGCAATCACTGCAATCGACGAAGCTATCTCAAAGCAATTAGCTGCCGTCATGCATCATGAGAAGTTTCAAAAGCTTGAAGGGTCCTGGCGGGGTCTTAACCATCTTGTCATGAATAGCGAAACTAGCGCCACATTAAAGATTCGCATGCTCAACATTAGTAAACGTGAACTTTTTAAGGATCTAGACAAAGCGGTGGAGTTCGACCAAAGCCAAACTTTCAAAAAGATTTACGAAGAAGAGTTTGGTATCGCTGGTGGTGAACCATATGGCGCAATGATTGGCGACTTCCAATTCACCAACCATCCTGAGGACATAGATCTTTTAGGAAATATGTCAAACGTTGCAGCTGCCGGATTTTGCCCATTCATCTCCTCTGCTGGTCCCGAAATGTTTGGCTTTGATGAGTTCACAGAACTTTCCAAGCCGCGTGACCTAGGGCAAATATTCGAATCCCAGGAGTACATCAAGTGGCGGAGCTTTAGAGATAGTGAAGACTCTCGCTTTGTTACGCTAACAATGCCGCGCGCTTTGTCACGTCTACCTTACGGCGCAAACACTAAACCTGTTGAAGCATTTAACTACGAGGAATTCCCTACTGAAAGTTCTGGCATGTCTGTCGCAGTAGATCATGATCAATATTGCTGGATGAATGCTGCTTACGTCATGGGCACGACACTCACGCAAGCTTTTGCTGAAAACTCCTGGTGTACCGCAATTCGTGGTGCCGAAGGTGGCGGTAAAGTTGAGGGGCTACCGAGCCATATATTCAAAAGCGATGATGGAGACACCGACCAAAAATGTCCGACAGAAATCGGCATTACTGACCGAAGAGAGGCTGAGCTGAGTAATCAGGGTTTCCTTCCTCTTTGTCACTACAAGAATACTGACTACTCTGTTTTCTTTGGTGCACAGACATCTCAGGACGCAAAAGTCTACGACAACCCAGATGCAACTGCGAATGCTAGCATTTCATCTCGCTTACCCTACATCATGGCCACTGCACGAATTGCTCATTACCTCAAGGTTATGGCTCGTGACAAAATTGGATCATTTATGGAGGCAAAAGACGCCGAGCGATGGTTAAACAACTGGATCTCGAACTACACCAACTCAAACCCAGATGCCAGCGCAGAAATGAAGGCGAAATATCCACTGGCAGAGGCACGTGTTGAAGTTCGAGAGAACCCAGGTGCACCAGGGTCTTATAGCGCTATTGCCTATTTAAAGCCGTGGTTACAGATGGAGGAGCTTACAACCTCTCTCCGTATGGTTGCTAACATTCCTAACGTAGGATAAGGCACTATTGCGGTTTCATCTCATAGATGAAACCGCTTTGCCAATTAAATTATGTCGACAATACTCGAAAGAAAAAAAACAAGTACTCTTTTAAATGAGGTAGATGTATATGCGTCTAAAGCCCCCTCATGTCGACAGTCTACAACAAGCATAGCCGCAGAATTCGCTCCTGATTTAGACGCCATAGCATTATGGATCAACAATCCTCATTGCAGCACCTTCATCAGAAACAGCTCGGTTAATTTATGGCTCAACTACCAAATTAGCTTAATAGATGAGTTGATTGAAAAACAACTAAACGCCATTCTACACCACGATAAATTTCAAGCACTAGAAAGTGCTTGGCAAGGCTTACACTATCTAACTGAAAGCACAGGACAAAACCGCAAGTGCAAAGTTAAGTTTCTCGATGCAAGCTGGCGTTTAATCACTAAAGATCAACAACGCGCCTCAGAACCACAACAAAGCGGTCTTTTTGAACTGGTTTATAATAAAGAGTTTGGCATCGCTGGCGGAGAGCCTTTTGGAGCATTGATAGGTGACTATCGTGTCAACCATATGCCCAACAAAGATCACCCATACGATGATGTTTATACTTTAACAGGTATCTCACAAGTTGCTGCCGCATCATTTACATCATTCATTTGCGGGGCTCACCCTTCATTATTCGGTCTTGATGACTTCCAACAGATGAATCTTTCGATCAACCTGGAATCTATTTTTAATCATAAAGAATACGCTCGGTGGAATGCATTACGTAACACTCTTGATAGCCGATTTATTACCATTACGCTACCAGGTATATTAATGCGTCAACCTTATGAACGCAGTGAAAGTCACGTGCTTAACTTTAAAGAAAACGTTAGCTCTCCTGATAGCCTTGACTACCTTTGGGGGAACAGTGCTTTTGCCCTAGGAAGCGTTCTGATACGCGAGTTCAACGATGTTGGTTGGTTCTCACATATACGTGGAGTACCTCGTGATTATTTTGGCGGTGGGCTAGTTACAGCTTTTAAATGCCACAAAGGACAAGCGGATAACAAAGATAAAATCCTCACTCCAACACTCATTACTGACAACATGGATAGAGAGTTAGGCAATTTAGGCTTATTACCGCTATGTGCCTGTTATGAAGCGCCATTTGCTGCATTCTATAGCTCCTCGACATTACACCGCAGTCAAAAATTTGATAATAAATCAGCCACTGCAAATGCACGTATTAGCGCTATGCTTCAACAACTTCTATGTGCTAGTCGTTTCGCCCATTATATTAAAGTGATGATAAGAGATAAGG
Above is a window of Sinobacterium caligoides DNA encoding:
- the tssC gene encoding type VI secretion system contractile sheath large subunit encodes the protein MSTILERKKTSTLLNEVDVYASKAPSCRQSTTSIAAEFAPDLDAIALWINNPHCSTFIRNSSVNLWLNYQISLIDELIEKQLNAILHHDKFQALESAWQGLHYLTESTGQNRKCKVKFLDASWRLITKDQQRASEPQQSGLFELVYNKEFGIAGGEPFGALIGDYRVNHMPNKDHPYDDVYTLTGISQVAAASFTSFICGAHPSLFGLDDFQQMNLSINLESIFNHKEYARWNALRNTLDSRFITITLPGILMRQPYERSESHVLNFKENVSSPDSLDYLWGNSAFALGSVLIREFNDVGWFSHIRGVPRDYFGGGLVTAFKCHKGQADNKDKILTPTLITDNMDRELGNLGLLPLCACYEAPFAAFYSSSTLHRSQKFDNKSATANARISAMLQQLLCASRFAHYIKVMIRDKVGSFSSASDCEQQLQSWLNKYSTGGDNLKWETMARYPLNEARVRVSDIRSTTGSYHCSIHLKPHYIVDELISELMLTTEISSLGVTTTS
- the tssM gene encoding type VI secretion system membrane subunit TssM, producing MRDKLARFISHPWTLGVLGLIAFSTIIWFGASYIKFGENNNTVSHTSRAILIAIVWGAWIIWQFIGFAITYKNERALNQQITKTDDNSEGARSSEELQAINQRFRDAINTLKSSKIKGRKRSIYQLPWYLLIGPPGAGKTTALLNSGLEFPLSKDQQAQPLEGIGGTRQCDWWFTDQAILIDTAGRYTTQDSHRVVDNTAWHGFLSMLRKYRKRRPINGVIVSVSIQDLMLQTTDQRLQGAKTIRTRLDELREQLGIEFPVYLNFTKCDLIAGFSEYFQHLTVSEREQVLGVTFTDDDSSPLTAQFSKQYATILQRLNRSLLSKINLERDVSKRGTLQNFPARMESIQLLLEEYVATLLTSNSYVQTPKLRGVYFTSATQQGNPIDRMMAAVSANFGLSRDNSAQLAAKGKSYFLKRLLLDVIFSEAELVGSNKRVERTINIARYVGFVSLAALSAGSLIIWSGAITQNKLLNNSIDEKLATYAEAKPNKNEQDPLKTLLSLQQLKVAADMSSEEQSPWLSNLGMHDGETSKELRRLYNNQLKALLLPRLAHSMERELLTLNNDDSNLLNSLKAYLILTEQRSDSYEVIKDWANKDWQRRYSGKGSEIVTLEEHLAALLALPNLSINANDKAVHTARIKLRRTPPANRLYASLKNNQQQGSLNLHEALSSDNLSQAFSISQNNPLLHPEYLYTKAGYKELDFSQDSPLLTQMSADRWIYDDNSMDDFTERDRKELAHELKNLYLKDYNDQWLKLTNGLKLRPFSNLNDASERLAILADPAYSPLYSIIEVISDNTKITPTINKELIPKNKAAQLAGEFVADKQEPPTIVDKQFSKLHQLMSSQRNQPARINSYIELIAAAQQYIDEINTSPDKQLASFEAAKSRFSGKVDAINKLRIEAKRAPSPIDKWLLSIADNSWKVVLGNAKAYLDTQWRQQVYSDYLSFISGRYPIAASNNDIPMIDFNNFFSPSGSEKQFIDDYLSPFLDTHKWRNKSIDGYNIGISASSLQQFKRSQAIRTALYKQGDQVSFDFRLQPTKLDSAVRNFELSIGSATLDYSHGPRITEKFQWIGGMDTIAEISFEDLNSSGHHMKYEGDWALFRMLDDASIKQAQSNSSYLIHFAEDGREAQLKLTANSANNPFRKNLFNHYRCPKVL
- the tssA gene encoding type VI secretion system protein TssA, with amino-acid sequence MQELSDAQSYLSPISSDSINGADIREDRDPASYYYTIKDARNSARAAERAYLFDNDDDVNIIELWQPVIVSGPEILKNVSKDLEVCCWYIEALIRQDGFHGLSKGLEILNGLVQNFWEGIYPLPDEDGIETTVAPITGLNGDGGEGTLLTPIRNCLILPASADEHYTFWQYHQAKEASRISDEEARASRYDELGYTLEEIDNSIANIPAAFYAELIANLENALSQFNEMNQQLRQHCGNDSPPSSNLKNLLEEIVRTLRFATKDKLAEIQSASKEPEEIEATEDQLITSEQTPKTTNALKNSHQGVINNREQALVQLKNAADFFRLYEPHTPIASTIDRAIKWGRMPVSELMMELMPDDQSRALYAQLTGVKLDGSATDKYVAYSNSVVSAEPEEEPSEIPEETQPKEETWEQPIEEDEAW
- the tssC gene encoding type VI secretion system contractile sheath large subunit — protein: MMSTEELESGAVAEAVEESANLLEQAIGATRQTKREEAEDLLSNLTEQVLKGTVSWDRNLTKTIGSAITAIDEAISKQLAAVMHHEKFQKLEGSWRGLNHLVMNSETSATLKIRMLNISKRELFKDLDKAVEFDQSQTFKKIYEEEFGIAGGEPYGAMIGDFQFTNHPEDIDLLGNMSNVAAAGFCPFISSAGPEMFGFDEFTELSKPRDLGQIFESQEYIKWRSFRDSEDSRFVTLTMPRALSRLPYGANTKPVEAFNYEEFPTESSGMSVAVDHDQYCWMNAAYVMGTTLTQAFAENSWCTAIRGAEGGGKVEGLPSHIFKSDDGDTDQKCPTEIGITDRREAELSNQGFLPLCHYKNTDYSVFFGAQTSQDAKVYDNPDATANASISSRLPYIMATARIAHYLKVMARDKIGSFMEAKDAERWLNNWISNYTNSNPDASAEMKAKYPLAEARVEVRENPGAPGSYSAIAYLKPWLQMEELTTSLRMVANIPNVG
- the tagF gene encoding type VI secretion system-associated protein TagF; translation: MTTGIYGKLPAHGDFIDRRLSHEFRTSWDCWLRRCIAVSREQLGEHWLPSYLNSPVWRFCLSSGVIDRHVWAGIVIPSVDSIGRYFPFSIVKEFPEATNCFELYYDLQEWYQATENIALQALSQQASADNLIDLIDQLQIDEATQTQVAHYGNLIVTKQEGRSNLASSHCYFTQSLLNDLDVHTAQSLWSTTSFNNTSIICQGLPASEHYHSMLSGHWE
- the tssB gene encoding type VI secretion system contractile sheath small subunit: MSESIHDKLKRVRKPRVHITYDVETNGAEVKKELPFVVGVMGDYSGDNTANKKSLKDRKFVQIDRDNFNTALSQVNPKLEMNVENTLTDDDSELTVDLDFKSMNDFTPENVVAQVEPLQQLLEARNKLRDLMSKADRSEELEELLEDILQNTDKVTEISQQLGKGEEE